AAGAGAAGATCGGTCGGGAATGGGACGTTCAGGAAATGCTCCTGGATGTGATCAGTATCGGCGGCAACGTGGATGAGGATGAAGATCATTTCATTCTCGAGTGGAAAAATTAGGAGATCGAATCATGGCGACCAATAAGAAGAAACTCAGTCTCAAAGACAAGTACCAGTACCTGACCCGCGACATGGCCTGGGAGCCCAGCTACCAGTCGAAAAAAGACATCTTCCCGCAGGAAGATTTCGAAGGCATCAAGATTACCGACTGGGACAAGTGGGAAGATCCCTTCCGCTTGACCATGGATGCTTACTGGAAATACCAGGCCGAAAAGGAAAAGAAGCTGTATGCGATCTTCGACGCCTTTGCACAGAACAACGGTCATCAGAATATCTCCGATGCCCGTTATGTAAATGCGCTCAAGCTGTTTTTGACCGGCGTGTCCCCGCTTGAGTATGGCGCCTTCCAGGGCTACTCACGAGTCGGCCGGCAGTTCAGCGGCGCTGGCGCGCGTACTGCCTGTCAGATGCAAGCGATTGATGAGTTGCGCCACGTGCAGACGCAGATTCACGCGATGAGCCATTACAACAAGCACTTCAACGGTCTGCATGACTTTGCCCATATGCACGATCGCGTCTGGTTCCTTTCGGTGCCCAAATCGTTCTTCGATGATGCGCGCAGTGCAGGTCCGTTCGAATTCCTCACGGCGATCTCGTTTTCTTTCGAATACGTCCTGACCAATCTGTTGTTCGTGCCCTTTATGTCCGGCGCTGCTTACAACGGCGATATGGCCACAGTCACTTTCGGCTTCTCAGCTCAGTCCGATGAAGCCCGGCATATGACCCTGGGCCTGGAAGTGATCAAGTTCATGCTTGAGCAGCATGAAGATAACGTGCCGATTATCCAGCACTGGATCGACAAATGGTTCTGGCGCGGTTACCGCCTGCTCAGCCTGGTCAGCATGATGATGGACTATATGCTGCCCAACAAGGTGATGTCCTGGAAGGACGCTTGGGAGGTGTATTACGAGCAGAACGGCGGGGCCTTGTTCAAGGACCTTGAGCGTTACGGTATTCGTCCTCCCAAATATCAGGACGAGGCAAACAAGGGTAAAGAGCACATCAGCCACCAGCTGTGGGCGACCTTCTACCAGTACAGCCAGGCTACCAACTTCCATACCTGGATTCCCAGTGAAGAAGAAATGAACTGGCTCTCGGAGCAGTACCCGGACACCTTCGATCAGTACTACCGTCCGCGCTTCGAGCATTGGCAGGCGCTGCAGGAGAAAGGTGAGCGTTTCTACAACAACACTTTGCCGCAACTGTGCCAGGTGTGCCAGGTGCCGGCGCTGTTTACCGAACCTGATGATCCGACCAAGCTGAGTCATCGCAGTCTGGAGCATGAGGGTGAGCGTTATCACTTCTGCTCGGATGGCTGCTGCGACATC
This genomic stretch from Halopseudomonas pelagia harbors:
- a CDS encoding aromatic/alkene/methane monooxygenase hydroxylase/oxygenase subunit alpha; this encodes MATNKKKLSLKDKYQYLTRDMAWEPSYQSKKDIFPQEDFEGIKITDWDKWEDPFRLTMDAYWKYQAEKEKKLYAIFDAFAQNNGHQNISDARYVNALKLFLTGVSPLEYGAFQGYSRVGRQFSGAGARTACQMQAIDELRHVQTQIHAMSHYNKHFNGLHDFAHMHDRVWFLSVPKSFFDDARSAGPFEFLTAISFSFEYVLTNLLFVPFMSGAAYNGDMATVTFGFSAQSDEARHMTLGLEVIKFMLEQHEDNVPIIQHWIDKWFWRGYRLLSLVSMMMDYMLPNKVMSWKDAWEVYYEQNGGALFKDLERYGIRPPKYQDEANKGKEHISHQLWATFYQYSQATNFHTWIPSEEEMNWLSEQYPDTFDQYYRPRFEHWQALQEKGERFYNNTLPQLCQVCQVPALFTEPDDPTKLSHRSLEHEGERYHFCSDGCCDIFKYEPEKYIQAWLPVHQIYQGNCEGADVETVVTKYYHIGAGQDNFEYLGSPDHKRWQAIKGQKPDESQAAKPKNAA